The following are encoded in a window of Bradyrhizobium sp. WBOS07 genomic DNA:
- a CDS encoding amidase, whose product MAKSEWSFKSAVELAAALSAKKVSAVELTRDAIARIERHDGRINAICVRDFDRALGAAREADAALARGERKPLLGLPVTVKESFNIAGLPTTWGFPPQRNFKPAEDALPVARIKQAGGVILGKTNVPVGLGDWQSYNDIYGTTNNPYDLGRTPGGSSGGSSAALAAGYCALATGSDIGGSLRVPAFHCGIFAHKPTLNLCPARGETPPPFPAIPREDDLAVIGPMARTATDLTLLLDVLAGPEPLDAGVAYELELPAARHHSLRDFRVLVIDSHPLLPTDGDVRGAIDRLATDLSKAGTRIARESGQLPDFAETSRLYMRMLLSFLGAFFLPDELVDAQTRASQLSPEDRSLGAERLRGITASHRAWVLDAGARAGLRAQWRALFKSFDAVICPIMPTPAFPHDHSPDQNLRRISIDGKDYPYSDQLAWPGIATLPGLPSTAVPLGLSKGGLPVGVQIVGPWLEDRTPLKLAELIEREFGGFVPPKMFDD is encoded by the coding sequence GTGGCCAAATCGGAATGGAGTTTCAAGAGCGCGGTCGAGCTGGCGGCCGCATTGAGCGCGAAGAAGGTCTCTGCGGTCGAGCTCACCCGGGACGCGATCGCCCGTATCGAGCGTCACGACGGCAGGATCAACGCGATCTGCGTCCGGGATTTCGATCGCGCCCTCGGTGCCGCGCGCGAGGCGGACGCCGCCTTGGCACGCGGCGAGCGCAAGCCGCTGCTCGGCCTGCCCGTGACGGTGAAGGAATCCTTCAACATCGCCGGCCTGCCGACGACCTGGGGATTCCCGCCGCAGAGGAATTTCAAGCCTGCCGAAGACGCGTTGCCGGTGGCACGCATCAAACAGGCTGGCGGCGTCATCCTCGGCAAGACCAACGTGCCGGTAGGCCTCGGCGACTGGCAGAGCTACAACGACATCTACGGCACCACGAACAACCCCTATGATCTCGGCCGCACACCGGGCGGATCGTCCGGAGGATCGTCGGCAGCCCTCGCCGCAGGTTATTGCGCGCTCGCCACCGGCTCCGACATTGGCGGCTCGCTGCGAGTGCCGGCCTTTCATTGCGGCATCTTCGCGCATAAGCCGACTCTCAATCTCTGTCCGGCGCGCGGTGAGACCCCGCCGCCATTTCCGGCGATTCCGCGCGAGGACGACCTCGCCGTCATCGGGCCGATGGCGCGCACGGCAACCGATCTCACCTTGCTCCTCGACGTCCTGGCCGGCCCGGAACCGCTGGACGCCGGTGTCGCCTACGAGCTCGAGCTGCCCGCTGCACGGCATCATTCGTTGCGGGACTTTCGCGTCCTGGTGATCGACAGCCACCCGCTGTTGCCGACTGATGGTGACGTCCGCGGCGCGATCGACCGGCTCGCAACCGATCTGTCGAAGGCCGGCACGCGGATCGCGCGCGAGAGCGGCCAGCTCCCGGACTTCGCGGAGACGTCGCGGCTCTACATGCGCATGCTCCTGAGCTTCCTCGGCGCCTTCTTCCTGCCCGATGAGCTTGTGGATGCGCAGACACGGGCGAGCCAGCTTTCGCCCGAGGATCGCAGCCTCGGTGCGGAGCGACTGCGCGGCATCACCGCAAGCCACCGCGCCTGGGTACTCGACGCCGGCGCCCGCGCCGGCCTGCGTGCACAATGGCGCGCGCTGTTCAAGAGCTTCGACGCGGTGATCTGCCCGATCATGCCGACGCCGGCCTTTCCGCATGACCATTCGCCGGACCAGAACCTGCGGCGTATTAGCATCGACGGCAAGGACTACCCCTATTCCGATCAGCTGGCTTGGCCGGGGATTGCGACGTTGCCCGGCCTGCCTTCGACGGCCGTTCCGTTGGGCCTGTCGAAGGGCGGCCTGCCTGTCGGCGTGCAGATCGTCGGCCCGTGGTTGGAAGACCGCACGCCGCTCAAGCTTGCCGAACTAATCGAGCGCGAGTTCGGCGGGTTCGTTCCGCCGAAGATGTTCGATGATTAG
- the mbfA gene encoding iron exporter MbfA: protein MKNFADLTEREVLAVAISSEEEDSRIYMTFAEDLKERYPDSAKLFEQMAEEERGHRHMLLELYEQRFGPHLPPIRREDVKGFLRRRPVWLTKNLSLDAIRREVETMEMQAERFYVKAAEQAQDVGVRRLLGDLAEAEKGHEETAAKLTGEILSSDVRAEEDRTNRRMFVLQYVQPGLAGLMDGSVSTLAPLFAAAFATHQNWQTFLVGLAASIGAGISMGFAEALSDDGSLTGRGSPWLRGVTCGAMTTLGGLGHTAPYLVPDTWANAFWIATAIACVVVFFELWAIAFIRSRYMDTPFLQAVFQIVLGGAIVLAVGILIGAA, encoded by the coding sequence GTGAAGAATTTTGCCGATCTGACCGAGCGCGAGGTGCTGGCGGTCGCGATCTCCTCCGAGGAGGAGGATAGCCGCATCTACATGACTTTCGCCGAGGACTTGAAGGAGCGCTATCCGGACTCGGCGAAATTGTTCGAGCAGATGGCCGAGGAGGAGCGCGGCCACCGGCACATGTTGCTGGAATTGTACGAGCAGCGCTTCGGCCCGCATCTGCCGCCGATCCGGCGCGAGGACGTCAAGGGGTTCCTGCGTCGCCGTCCGGTTTGGCTCACCAAGAACCTGTCGCTCGACGCCATCCGCAGGGAAGTCGAGACCATGGAGATGCAGGCGGAGCGCTTCTACGTGAAGGCCGCCGAACAGGCCCAGGACGTCGGCGTGCGCCGCCTGCTCGGCGATCTCGCCGAAGCCGAGAAAGGTCACGAGGAGACCGCCGCCAAGCTGACCGGGGAGATCCTGAGTTCCGACGTCCGCGCCGAGGAGGATCGCACCAACCGCCGTATGTTCGTGCTGCAATATGTCCAGCCCGGCCTCGCCGGCCTGATGGACGGCTCGGTCTCGACGCTGGCGCCGCTGTTCGCGGCCGCTTTCGCCACCCACCAGAACTGGCAGACGTTTCTCGTCGGCCTTGCCGCCTCGATCGGTGCCGGCATCAGCATGGGCTTTGCGGAAGCGCTGTCCGACGACGGCTCGCTGACGGGGCGCGGCTCGCCCTGGCTGCGCGGCGTCACCTGCGGCGCGATGACCACGCTCGGCGGGCTCGGCCACACCGCGCCCTATCTGGTGCCCGACACTTGGGCCAACGCGTTCTGGATCGCAACGGCGATCGCCTGCGTCGTGGTGTTCTTCGAATTGTGGGCGATCGCCTTCATCCGCTCGCGCTACATGGATACGCCGTTCCTCCAGGCCGTGTTCCAGATCGTGCTCGGCGGCGCCATCGTGCTCGCGGTCGGGATATTGATCGGGGCGGCGTAG
- a CDS encoding alpha/beta fold hydrolase — MTALPDVPLPAGIRSRYVDGVNGLRMHVLEAGFETRGRPCILLLHGFPELAFSWRKVMPGLAAAGYHVIAPDQRGYGRTTGWSADYDGDLAPFSLLNLVRDALALVSAFGYRQVDVVGHDFGSPVAAWCALIRPDVFRSVTLMSAPFGGAPPLPFNTADAPAKPAAEDPVHRELAALPRPRKHYQWYYSTREANADMLRAPQGVHDFLRAYYHHKSADWTGNKPYPLESWSAGELAKLPTYYVMDADETMAQTVAKEMPSPAAIAANQWLPDSELAYYSAEYGRTGFQGGLQWYRYGTSGMLNSEMQLFSGRSIDVPSCFISGRQDWGTYQRPGVFEAMQARACTNMLGCHLVDGAGHWVQQEQAAEVNRLLLDFLAGARTA, encoded by the coding sequence ATGACTGCACTCCCCGACGTCCCGCTGCCCGCCGGCATCCGCTCGCGCTATGTCGACGGCGTCAACGGCTTGCGCATGCATGTGCTGGAGGCGGGCTTCGAGACCAGGGGCCGTCCTTGCATTCTCCTGCTGCACGGTTTTCCCGAGCTGGCGTTCTCCTGGCGCAAGGTGATGCCGGGGCTCGCCGCGGCCGGCTATCACGTCATCGCGCCGGACCAGCGCGGCTATGGCCGCACCACGGGATGGAGCGCGGACTACGACGGCGATCTTGCGCCGTTCTCCCTGCTCAACCTGGTGCGCGACGCACTCGCCCTGGTGTCGGCGTTCGGGTACAGGCAGGTCGACGTGGTCGGACATGATTTCGGCAGCCCGGTCGCGGCCTGGTGCGCGCTGATCAGGCCCGACGTGTTTCGTTCGGTGACGCTGATGAGCGCGCCGTTCGGCGGAGCGCCGCCGCTGCCCTTCAACACCGCAGACGCGCCGGCCAAGCCTGCAGCCGAAGATCCCGTTCATCGCGAGCTCGCCGCGCTGCCGCGTCCGCGCAAGCACTATCAGTGGTACTATTCGACGCGCGAAGCCAACGCCGACATGCTCCGCGCGCCACAGGGCGTGCACGATTTCCTGCGTGCCTATTACCATCACAAGAGCGCGGACTGGACCGGCAACAAGCCCTACCCGCTCGAGTCATGGTCGGCGGGTGAGCTTGCGAAACTGCCGACCTACTACGTGATGGACGCCGACGAGACCATGGCGCAAACCGTCGCGAAGGAGATGCCCTCGCCCGCGGCGATCGCCGCCAACCAATGGCTGCCGGACAGCGAGCTCGCCTATTACAGCGCCGAGTATGGCCGCACCGGATTCCAGGGCGGGCTGCAATGGTATCGCTACGGCACCTCAGGCATGCTGAACAGCGAGATGCAATTGTTCTCCGGCCGCAGCATCGACGTGCCCTCGTGCTTCATCTCGGGCAGGCAGGATTGGGGCACTTACCAGCGCCCCGGCGTGTTCGAGGCGATGCAGGCGCGTGCTTGCACGAACATGCTCGGCTGCCATCTCGTCGACGGCGCCGGCCATTGGGTGCAGCAGGAGCAAGCTGCCGAAGTTAACCGCCTGCTGCTCGACTTCCTCGCTGGAGCTCGCACGGCCTGA
- a CDS encoding MBL fold metallo-hydrolase, which translates to MSLKFSVGDLTIHRVIEQETSFVPALEMLPRLTPDVLAENRAWMREAKALDEEDVLLLCFQSYIVKTPHHTILVDSCIGNDKPRPQRPKWNMKTDDTYLRGLDAAGFSVEDIDFVMCTHLHVDHVGWNTRLENGRWVPTFPKARYLFAKQEFDHWFAQNAKAEVPPFADSVLPVVEAGRHELVGNDHQIGDHVRILPTPGHTPGHIAITMGRGKDDAVFSGDLMHSPLQTLYPELSIKFDVDPAKAATTRRSFLERYCDTDTLCCTAHFPSPSIGKIRRKGNAFVCESV; encoded by the coding sequence ATGAGCCTGAAGTTCTCAGTCGGCGATCTCACCATCCATCGCGTCATCGAGCAGGAGACCTCCTTCGTCCCGGCCCTGGAAATGCTGCCGAGACTGACGCCGGACGTGCTGGCCGAGAACCGAGCGTGGATGCGCGAGGCGAAGGCGCTGGACGAAGAGGACGTGCTGCTGCTGTGCTTCCAGTCCTACATCGTGAAGACTCCGCATCACACCATTCTGGTCGACAGCTGCATCGGCAACGACAAGCCGCGGCCGCAGCGGCCGAAATGGAACATGAAGACCGACGACACCTATTTGCGCGGCCTCGATGCCGCGGGGTTCTCGGTCGAGGACATCGACTTCGTGATGTGCACGCATTTGCATGTCGATCACGTCGGCTGGAACACGCGGCTCGAGAACGGCCGCTGGGTGCCGACCTTCCCCAAGGCGCGCTATTTGTTCGCCAAGCAGGAATTCGACCACTGGTTCGCGCAGAACGCGAAGGCGGAAGTCCCGCCTTTCGCCGACAGCGTGCTGCCGGTGGTCGAGGCCGGGCGCCATGAACTCGTCGGCAACGACCACCAGATCGGCGATCACGTTCGCATCCTGCCGACGCCCGGTCACACGCCCGGCCATATCGCAATCACGATGGGACGCGGCAAGGACGATGCGGTGTTCTCCGGCGATCTCATGCACTCGCCATTGCAGACGCTCTATCCGGAGCTGTCGATCAAGTTCGACGTCGACCCGGCCAAGGCAGCCACGACGCGCCGCAGCTTCCTGGAGCGCTATTGCGACACCGACACGCTGTGCTGCACCGCGCATTTTCCGTCGCCGTCGATCGGTAAGATCAGGCGCAAGGGCAACGCGTTCGTGTGTGAGTCGGTTTAG
- a CDS encoding glutathione S-transferase family protein: protein MKLTFSPASPFARKVRIAAIELGLIDKIEFTPASVAPGTANEDYSKITPLKKLPVLITNDGDVILDSYVIVEYLNEMAGGSLIPDYGPRRWKAKTNHSLINGMLDSMLLCRYEKLVRPQGLQWQAWSDDHWNRAWTGMARFENMPEVLNGPFDISQIGLVCVLGYADFRFADCGWRKAYPKLDAFHQKMLERPSVKISVPPAA, encoded by the coding sequence ATGAAGCTCACCTTCTCCCCCGCCTCGCCGTTCGCCCGCAAGGTCCGTATCGCAGCGATCGAGCTCGGGCTGATCGACAAGATCGAGTTCACGCCCGCCAGCGTCGCGCCAGGCACGGCCAACGAAGATTATTCGAAGATCACGCCGCTGAAGAAGCTGCCGGTGCTGATCACCAATGACGGCGACGTCATCTTGGACTCCTACGTCATCGTCGAATATCTCAACGAGATGGCCGGCGGCAGCCTGATCCCCGATTACGGCCCGCGGCGCTGGAAGGCCAAGACCAACCACTCGCTGATCAACGGCATGCTCGATTCCATGCTGTTGTGCCGCTACGAGAAGTTGGTGCGGCCGCAAGGCCTGCAATGGCAGGCCTGGTCGGACGACCACTGGAACAGGGCCTGGACCGGCATGGCGCGCTTCGAGAACATGCCCGAGGTCCTGAACGGCCCGTTCGACATCTCGCAGATCGGCCTCGTTTGCGTGCTCGGCTATGCCGATTTCCGCTTCGCCGATTGCGGCTGGCGCAAGGCCTATCCCAAGCTCGACGCCTTCCACCAGAAGATGCTGGAGCGGCCCTCTGTGAAGATCTCGGTGCCGCCGGCGGCGTAA
- a CDS encoding fumarylacetoacetate hydrolase family protein, protein MKLVRYGEKGAEKPGLIDKSGQLRDLSAHVKDLTGEAYSPESLKKLAGLDPASLPAISGKPRFGAPVTGISKFVAIGLNYSDHAKETGADIPSEPIIFMKANTSLSGPNDPVEKPRGSTKLDWEVEIAAIIGTRAKYVSEADALNHVAGYCVCNDVSERAFQIERLGQWTKGKSHDTFGPLGPWLATKDEIKDVQNLSMWLDVNGQRRQTGSTKTMIFSMAKCISYVSQFMTLLPGDVITTGTPPGVGLGMKPPTFLNVGDVVTLGIEGLGEQRQEIVAA, encoded by the coding sequence ATGAAGCTTGTTCGTTACGGCGAGAAGGGTGCGGAAAAGCCCGGCCTGATCGACAAATCCGGCCAGTTGCGCGACCTCTCCGCGCATGTGAAGGACCTCACGGGCGAGGCCTATTCGCCGGAGAGCCTGAAGAAGCTGGCAGGCCTCGATCCCGCCTCGCTGCCCGCAATCTCCGGCAAGCCGCGGTTCGGCGCCCCCGTCACCGGCATCTCGAAATTCGTCGCGATCGGCCTCAACTATTCCGACCATGCCAAGGAGACCGGCGCCGACATTCCGAGCGAGCCGATCATCTTCATGAAGGCCAACACCTCGCTGTCCGGCCCGAACGATCCGGTCGAGAAGCCGCGCGGCTCGACCAAGCTCGACTGGGAGGTCGAGATCGCCGCCATCATCGGTACCCGCGCCAAGTACGTCTCGGAAGCCGACGCGCTGAACCATGTCGCCGGCTATTGCGTCTGCAACGACGTCTCCGAGCGCGCCTTCCAGATCGAGCGCCTGGGCCAGTGGACCAAGGGCAAGTCGCACGACACGTTCGGCCCGCTCGGACCGTGGCTCGCGACCAAGGACGAGATCAAGGACGTGCAGAACCTGTCGATGTGGCTCGACGTCAACGGCCAGCGCCGCCAGACCGGCTCGACCAAAACCATGATCTTCTCCATGGCCAAGTGCATCTCCTACGTCTCGCAGTTCATGACGCTGCTGCCCGGCGACGTCATCACGACAGGCACCCCGCCCGGCGTCGGCCTCGGCATGAAGCCGCCGACATTCCTCAATGTCGGCGACGTCGTCACGCTCGGCATCGAGGGCCTCGGCGAGCAGAGGCAGGAGATTGTGGCGGCGTAA
- a CDS encoding MBL fold metallo-hydrolase — protein sequence MVETPSRRIVVDTGLGNDKQGRNVPTWNNRSTPFLETMSAAGFAPESIDNVLCTHLHVDHVGWNTKLVDGKWVPAFANARYVRQDRIRALARPFDRAGQGGGVQRFRAADRRCRPGRSDRERPPALRGDQHDPDPGPQSRPYEHSHPVGRRTGPAHRRRRPSPLPDDAPRLVLDRGFRPGAIGQDATGIVRPLCRHADIGDRRPFHGRPHRAGRGRVPVRGAGLGLVPRMLRSTK from the coding sequence GTGGTGGAGACGCCTTCGCGCCGCATCGTGGTCGATACCGGGCTCGGCAACGACAAGCAGGGCCGCAACGTTCCGACCTGGAACAACCGCAGCACGCCGTTCCTGGAGACCATGAGCGCGGCCGGCTTTGCGCCTGAGAGCATCGATAATGTGCTGTGCACGCATCTTCACGTCGACCACGTCGGCTGGAATACGAAGTTGGTGGACGGCAAATGGGTGCCGGCCTTTGCAAACGCGCGCTACGTTCGGCAAGACCGAATACGAGCACTGGCGCGACCATTCGACCGAGCCGGACAAGGCGGCGGTGTTCAACGATTCCGTGCAGCCGATCGTCGATGCCGGCCGGGCCGATCTGATCGCGAGCGACCACCGGCTCTGCGAGGAGATCAGCATGATCCCGACCCCGGGCCACAGTCCCGGCCATATGAGCATTCTCATCCGGTCGGACGGCGAACAGGGCCTGCTCACCGGCGACGTCGCCCATCACCCCTGCCAGATGACGCACCTCGACTGGTCCTCGACCGCGGATTCCGACCAGGCGCAATCGGCCAGGACGCGACGGGAATTGTTCGGCCGCTTTGCCGACACGCCGACATTGGTGATCGGCGGCCATTTCACGGCCGGCCACATCGAGCGGGACGGGGACGCGTTCCGGTTCGTGGCGCTGGGCTAGGTCTCGTGCCCCGGATGCTGCGCAGCACGAAGTGA